GGTTCCGCTATTATGGGGAGCACTTCGAACAGTTAAACTAGGCGAAAAAACAATTGCATATGCCTGGTTATTCAAGAAGTTTTTTTGCTGATTGCCAAATACAAAAAACAAAATTGAAACAGCAAATAAAAATACTCCACAAAAAAATCCAGCTTTTTTCAATAGTGTATTATTAGCAATTACAAATCCTACAAACATTAACATAGCAATGAACATTGCCTGAATAGCCAACCAGCCCCAATCATCTGCTTTTTTTGAGAACAGCAAATTTTTCCACCATTTTACCACATTAAGTTCTGGAAGAGGTTCAATTTTATCAACTATTTTTTGATTTGAAAGTTTTAAGTTAATGATAGCATCCTCGCTGGCAGGGTTAAGTTTCAAGGCTTTTTCATAAAATAAAATAGCCAAAGGAATTTCTCCTGATTTATAATATGCATTACCCAAGTTAAAATAAAGTGCCTCATTCTGGTATCCTTGGTTTACAATTTCCTTGTATTTTTTATATGCTAAATTAAAATCTCCCTCAGAATAGGCTTTGTTAGCCTGTTCAAACAATTCATCGGGTTTTAGATCTGTTAAACCAGTGATTGATGTTGAAGCTGAAACAAATGTGATTGAAAAAACAAAAATTAAAAACAGCAGTTTTTTTATTCTCATAGCCTTTATTTTCATTTTAATTCTCCTTCCAATTTTGCAATCACCTCTGTTGTATCTGAATAAACAGTTTTAACTGAAATATCAGTTACGGGCGCAAACCTTGCCATTTCACAAAGATCTATTGTTAGGGCAACCTTGTCAATTATGGGTTCCGAAATATTTTTGTTTTTTAAATGCAGTGTTATATTATCCTTATTTAACATTGTTACTGGCATATTAAACTTATCACCAAAATAACCATAAAGTGCTTTGAAAATTTCATTGTAAAACTGGGATTCATTATTTGTTTCAAGATGTTTTTTGGCCAATTCTAAACGCTTTATTGCAATTTTCGTGGCTTTCTTGGATTTCACAAGCACCAGGTTGCTATTCACTTTTACATACCTTTTCCTGGCAATAATAAAACCAACAAAGAGGAAAATTGGAAGTGCAAGTAAAATATAGAAAAAAGAGGATCCAAAAAAGAAACTTCCCTTAAAAGTAAATTCAGGAGTATGTGTATTTATGTACCTGATATCGTTACCTACAGTTTTTATATCTTCTTGTCTTTTACCAGATACTATTATTCCCCCATCATCCTCTTTTGCAGCTTTTTCAACTTGAATTTCAAAAGGCCCAGTTGTAAGCGTTTTGTATGATTTTAAAACCGGGTCGAAATAACTGAATTGTATTGGTTCAATAGTAAAGGTTCCAGAATGGCGGGGAATCATTAAAAATTCGAAGGATTTTGTCCCTGAAACACCGGAGGAAGAAATTGATGTTTTATCTTTTAATTGTGGATCATAAACCTCAACATCAACAGGAAATACAGGAGCAGGAGTTTCCATTAATGGTAAATTACCTTTACCAGAAATGTTCAAAAAAAGGTTTACTGCTTCATGCGCTCTAACCTTATTCTTATCCAAACGGGCTTCAACTGAAAATTTCCCTACCGCTCCTTTAAAATCAATTGGCTTTCCATTTTCAGGAAGTGGAAGCACTTGAATATTAAGAAGCTTACTTGAAACGGTATATTTAGCATCCTCGAAGGTACCAAAAAACTGATCAAATACAGATTGGCTACGTTTGTTGGAACGGGAACGAACAATACAATCAAGGGATAAAGGATCGATTTCAAGAGTTCCGCTACGTTGTGCAAATAATACAAACTTTCTAATTTCTGCAACATTATAGCTAACACCATCAAGTACCTCAGCTTGAAAGTGGATATTTCCTCCATTGTTATCTTCAATTAACTCTGACCAAAAACCATTTAAAGCAGGTAATTTATTAAAACCAAGATTTACAAGATTTACACGATGGTATAATTTAAAACTAAGAATAACCTGTTCTCCAACAAAAGGATTTGTTTTATCCACTGAAACTTTTAAAAAGAGATTTTTACTTAAATCCTCCTCCGTAATTTGCTGTTGTTGTTGCTGCTGTTGTTGTTGCCTTGCATTTTGTTGTTGCAATTGCTGTTGTTGTTGCTGTTGGGCACTTGGTTTTACTACTTCAATGGTAAGTGCATTGCTTTGAAGGAGCTGATTGTTTGATTTTATTGTAGCAGGAGGAATGTTAAAAACGCCTTCTTTACTTGCTAAAAGAACAAAAGAAAAGGAATGTTTTTGAGAAACTGCCCCATTAATCCATTGCGTACTAGTGGATTGATTTGGTCCTCCAACAATCCTGAAATCAGTAAATTGTGGTGGCCTAAATTCTGAACCATGAGCATCAATGGTAAAGGATACAGTAATTGTTTCACCTACAGCAACTTTAGCCCTGCTTGTTGTTGCAGTGAATTCGGTTGCAAATAAAATGTTAGTCAGAAAACAACTAAATAGTATAAAAAAAAGCTTCATTTAAAATAATTTCCTTTAAACTGAATAAAAATTGCATTTAAAATAGTTAAAGCATTACCAATCTTTCTCAATATCAACTCCTACAGTTGTTTTTTGTTTTTTAAGTTTTTCCTGGATATTTTTATCTTCTCTTTCCATAGCTTCTAAAAGTCTTTGGGCTTCCTCCCTTGACATTTGATCTTTAGGTTTTTGCGGTTCCTTTTGTTGATCCTTCTGGTCCTGGTTTTTTTTGTCTTCTTTTTTTTCTTCTTTCTTGTCTTTTTTCTCTTCCTCTTTTTTGTCTTCTTTTTTGTCTTCTTTTTTGTCCTCTTTTTTGTCTTCGTTTTTATTCTCCTGCTCTTGTTGTTGCTTTAATTTTTGCATTGCATAAGCCAAATTATACCTTGCCTGATCATCATCCGGTTGATTTCTTAAAGCATTTTTATATGCATCAATACTTTCCTCGTATTTCTCGGCCTTTAAAAGCGAGTTGCCAAGGTTATGAAATGCTTTGGCCTTAATTGGTTTATCTGGTGCTGTTTGTGTAAGGGTTTTAAATTGAGCTGCTGCTTCTTCGTATTTTTCTTGCTTATAAAGGGAATTTCCCAGGTTAAAGGCTCCATTAAAGGAATTATTGTTCTCATCCACAGCACGTAAATAATTGGTTTGAGCTTCTGAAAATTCTCCTTTTTCGTATTGCTTGTTACCTTCGCGGATAAGCTTGTTCTCCTTTTGGGCATAAGCCTTTAACGAAAATAAAAGGGCCAGGATTATATAAAATAGTGTTCTCATTTTTTACCAAACAAATTTATTTTACCATACCATTTGCTTTTTCTTTCTGGTAATAAAAAGTCCAGAGTGAACAGCAATAAAGCTAAAGCAATGAAATACTGGAACTGATCTTCATAATCACTAAAAAGTGAAGATTCATATTCCTGCTTATCCATTTTATTAATTTCATCCAAAATAAGTGATAATCCTGCTTGTGAATTTGTGGCCCTCACATAAATTCCATTTGCTTCCTGAGCAATTTGTTGTAAGGTAGTCTCATCAAGACTTGTAACCACTGTATTTCCTTCCTTATCCATTCTAAAACCTGCCGGTTTCCCATTTCTATAAATTGGAATTGGTGCACCTTTTGGCGAACCAAAACCCACAGTATGTATCACTACTCCTTTTTTTGTAGCTTCTTTGGCTAATTCCAAGGGATCATCCTGATGGTCTTCTCCATCGCTAATTACAACTATAACCCTGCTTTTGTTTTTCACTTCATCTGTTATTTCACCAAATGAACGTAAAGAAAGATCAATGGCATTGCCAATTGCTGTTCCCTGTGTAGGAATTATTTCAGTATTTATGGTATTAATGAACATTTTTGCAGCCCCATAATCAGTTGTAATTGGAAGCTGAACATAAGCTTCTCCTGCAAAAACAACAATTCCTATCCTATCGCCCTTTAAATCATCAATTAGTTGTAACAGTGCTCTTTTAGCCCTTTCAAGACGGTTGGGAGAAAGATCTTCAGCCAACATGCTATTAGAAATATCCAGGGCAACAACCAAATCAACTCCTTCCCGTTTTACCTCTTCCATTTTAGAACCAGTTTGTGGGGCAGCAATGGCAAGAATTAAAAGCACGAGCCCTGACAATTGAAGGAATGTTTTCCAGTTGGCTCTAAAAGGGGAAATAGCAGGCATTAATTGGGATATTACTGCTAGATCACCAAAAGCAGAGAACGATTTTTTCTTCCACCTCAACATCAGCCAATAAATAATCAGCAGCAATGGAATAAGCAATAGGGCATATAAATATTCTATGTTAGCGAACTTTACCATTATGGGATGCTTCTGAATAAAGTGTTTCTAAATAAAAATTCAAACATTAAAAGTAAACCGGCCATTAATACAAGGGGGAAGAAACTTTCTGTTTTTTTTCTGTATTCAACCACATCAATTTTTGATTTTTCAAGTAAATCAATTTCCCGGTATATTTCCTTGAGGCTTTGATTATCCGTAGCCCTGTAATATTTACCACCAGTAATGGCTGCAATTTTTGTAAGGGTTGGCTCATCCACGTCTGTTTCTTCGTATTGGTATTGAATGCCAAAAGGAGTTTTAACAGGGAAAGGTGCTTTCCCTTTGGTTCCAATTCCAACAGTATAAACCCTGACTCCAAATTCACGTGCAATTTCACCCGCAGTAATTGGAGCAACGGCTCCAACATTATTCACTCCATCAGTTAATAAAATGACAACTTTACTGGTTGCTTCACTTTCTTTTAACCTGTTTACGGCACTTGCAAGTCCCATTCCTATTGCAGTTCCATCTTTTATCATTCCATTTTGAACTTCCATCATCAGATTTTTTACAACTGCATGATCCGTAGTTAAGGGGCATTGAGTAAAACTTTCTCCACTAAAAATAGTAAGACCCAACCTGTCATTTTTTCTTCCGGAAATAAAATCTACGGCAATTTTTTTAGCGGCCTCAAGCCGGTTTGGTTTAAAATCCTCAGCCATCATACTACCAGAAACGTCCAGTGAAATAATTATATCAATTCCTTCCGCAGTTGCATTTTTCCAACTTGACCTTGTTTGCGGCCTGGCAAGTGCGATAATAAGTAGGATAACAGCTGCCAGTCGTAAAACAAATAAACTATGCCGAAACATTACTTTATAATCTCTCTTTATTGCCTTGAGCTTACTAATGCCAGAAATCTTAATTTCTGCAGTACTCCTTGTATTTTTAAACCAGTACCAGGTAATTACTATAGGAATTACGAGCAATAGGTATAAAAATTCGGGATTAGCCCAGTTTATATGATCAAACATTTGCAACATCTCCCTCACTTTTATTTAAAATTATTTCTTCCAAAATAGCTGTAGACTTAACAAATTCAACAGCATTAGCATGGCTTAAGTCATTCTCAGAAGGCAAGGGTTGTGTTTTTGCAAATTTTACAAGATCTGCCAAAACAAGAACCTGCTCGAGTTTAATTTTTGATTCGGTATTTATTGCGAGTGATCTGCAACTTATAATAATTTCTTCAGAGGTTTGTTCCAAAGCATTAATATTGTATCTGTTTTCAAGATAGATTCGGATAATTTCAGTAATGAGGGTATGGTAAAGTTTTGTTTTACCCTCTTGCCATAATTTTTTCTGTTTAAGTTCCTCCAGCTTTTCAAGAGCCAGTATGTGAGGCAATACCTCTGGGATTTTTTCTATTGTTGCTTCCTTTTTCTTTCTTTTTTTGAA
The genomic region above belongs to Bacteroidota bacterium and contains:
- a CDS encoding protein BatD, translating into MKLFFILFSCFLTNILFATEFTATTSRAKVAVGETITVSFTIDAHGSEFRPPQFTDFRIVGGPNQSTSTQWINGAVSQKHSFSFVLLASKEGVFNIPPATIKSNNQLLQSNALTIEVVKPSAQQQQQQQLQQQNARQQQQQQQQQQITEEDLSKNLFLKVSVDKTNPFVGEQVILSFKLYHRVNLVNLGFNKLPALNGFWSELIEDNNGGNIHFQAEVLDGVSYNVAEIRKFVLFAQRSGTLEIDPLSLDCIVRSRSNKRSQSVFDQFFGTFEDAKYTVSSKLLNIQVLPLPENGKPIDFKGAVGKFSVEARLDKNKVRAHEAVNLFLNISGKGNLPLMETPAPVFPVDVEVYDPQLKDKTSISSSGVSGTKSFEFLMIPRHSGTFTIEPIQFSYFDPVLKSYKTLTTGPFEIQVEKAAKEDDGGIIVSGKRQEDIKTVGNDIRYINTHTPEFTFKGSFFFGSSFFYILLALPIFLFVGFIIARKRYVKVNSNLVLVKSKKATKIAIKRLELAKKHLETNNESQFYNEIFKALYGYFGDKFNMPVTMLNKDNITLHLKNKNISEPIIDKVALTIDLCEMARFAPVTDISVKTVYSDTTEVIAKLEGELK
- a CDS encoding tetratricopeptide repeat protein yields the protein MRIKKLLFLIFVFSITFVSASTSITGLTDLKPDELFEQANKAYSEGDFNLAYKKYKEIVNQGYQNEALYFNLGNAYYKSGEIPLAILFYEKALKLNPASEDAIINLKLSNQKIVDKIEPLPELNVVKWWKNLLFSKKADDWGWLAIQAMFIAMLMFVGFVIANNTLLKKAGFFCGVFLFAVSILFFVFGNQQKNFLNNQAYAIVFSPSLTVRSAPHNSGTKLFLIHEGAKVQVLDELSDWKKISIPNGSMGWVKSDAMEKI
- a CDS encoding VWA domain-containing protein, encoding MVKFANIEYLYALLLIPLLLIIYWLMLRWKKKSFSAFGDLAVISQLMPAISPFRANWKTFLQLSGLVLLILAIAAPQTGSKMEEVKREGVDLVVALDISNSMLAEDLSPNRLERAKRALLQLIDDLKGDRIGIVVFAGEAYVQLPITTDYGAAKMFINTINTEIIPTQGTAIGNAIDLSLRSFGEITDEVKNKSRVIVVISDGEDHQDDPLELAKEATKKGVVIHTVGFGSPKGAPIPIYRNGKPAGFRMDKEGNTVVTSLDETTLQQIAQEANGIYVRATNSQAGLSLILDEINKMDKQEYESSLFSDYEDQFQYFIALALLLFTLDFLLPERKSKWYGKINLFGKK
- a CDS encoding VWA domain-containing protein → MNWANPEFLYLLLVIPIVITWYWFKNTRSTAEIKISGISKLKAIKRDYKVMFRHSLFVLRLAAVILLIIALARPQTRSSWKNATAEGIDIIISLDVSGSMMAEDFKPNRLEAAKKIAVDFISGRKNDRLGLTIFSGESFTQCPLTTDHAVVKNLMMEVQNGMIKDGTAIGMGLASAVNRLKESEATSKVVILLTDGVNNVGAVAPITAGEIAREFGVRVYTVGIGTKGKAPFPVKTPFGIQYQYEETDVDEPTLTKIAAITGGKYYRATDNQSLKEIYREIDLLEKSKIDVVEYRKKTESFFPLVLMAGLLLMFEFLFRNTLFRSIP
- a CDS encoding tetratricopeptide repeat protein, with the protein product MRTLFYIILALLFSLKAYAQKENKLIREGNKQYEKGEFSEAQTNYLRAVDENNNSFNGAFNLGNSLYKQEKYEEAAAQFKTLTQTAPDKPIKAKAFHNLGNSLLKAEKYEESIDAYKNALRNQPDDDQARYNLAYAMQKLKQQQEQENKNEDKKEDKKEDKKEDKKEEEKKDKKEEKKEDKKNQDQKDQQKEPQKPKDQMSREEAQRLLEAMEREDKNIQEKLKKQKTTVGVDIEKDW